The Streptomyces kanamyceticus genome window below encodes:
- a CDS encoding NUDIX hydrolase: MPIPPFLAELRSHVGTQLLWLSGVSAVVVDDDERILLVRRADNGLWAIVGGVLEPGEQPAPAIVREVHEETGVHVVPERVCAVYTEPPMTYPNGDRAQYLDIAFRCRPVGGLARVNDDESLEVAWFPADALPDMEEKNLLKITQALKGGAESWFVEPS; the protein is encoded by the coding sequence ATGCCGATTCCCCCCTTCCTAGCGGAGCTGCGCTCCCACGTCGGCACCCAACTGCTCTGGCTCTCCGGGGTCAGTGCCGTGGTCGTCGACGACGACGAGCGCATCCTGCTCGTACGGCGCGCGGACAACGGCCTGTGGGCGATCGTCGGCGGTGTGCTCGAACCCGGCGAGCAGCCCGCCCCCGCCATCGTGCGCGAGGTGCACGAGGAGACGGGCGTCCACGTGGTGCCCGAGCGCGTCTGCGCGGTCTACACCGAGCCGCCCATGACCTATCCCAACGGCGACCGGGCGCAGTACCTGGACATCGCCTTCCGCTGCCGCCCGGTCGGCGGCCTGGCGCGGGTCAACGACGACGAGTCGCTGGAGGTGGCCTGGTTCCCCGCCGACGCGCTGCCCGACATGGAGGAGAAGAACCTCCTCAAGATCACGCAGGCGCTGAAGGGCGGCGCCGAGTCGTGGTTCGTGGAGCCGTCATGA